Proteins found in one Pocillopora verrucosa isolate sample1 chromosome 12, ASM3666991v2, whole genome shotgun sequence genomic segment:
- the LOC136277394 gene encoding melanocyte-stimulating hormone receptor-like codes for MISTENSTEGGTQTEANQVFPCSPSSVVGLQQQSIYFSAVHIFLSITAFLGNFLILAALNKESSLHPPSKLLYRCLATTDLLVGLVSQPLAATFWISLVHEHWSLCRYARGAFYISGIALCGVSLLTLTAISVDRLLALMLGIRYRQIVTLKRTRIITATFWVLCVAAGSFSVSHTRIILWCSIIVIPSCSVISIASYTKIFGTLRHNQAQVQDHVQQQPSQQNALNMVRYRKAVSSALWVQLALVVCYVPRFTVMAVITYRKTYPLHVFVIDAIAIILTYFNSTLNPLLYCWKIKEVRQAVKQTMRQALCFPWTSLGVDQA; via the coding sequence ATGATTTCGACGGAAAACTCAACAGAGGGTGGAACACAGACTGAAGCAAATCAAGTATTTCCATGTTCTCCCTCCTCGGTAGTTGGGTTACAACAACAATCGATTTATTTCTCAGCAGTtcacattttcctctccatcacagcatttctgGGGAATTTTCTAATCCTTGCTGCCCTtaacaaggaatcttcccttcatccaccgtccaaactcttgtatcgttgtctggcaacaactgatctgttggttggtcttgtttcCCAGCCTCTCGCTGCTACTTTTTGGATCTCCTtggttcacgaacactggagtctttgtcgatacgcaaggGGCGCATTCTACATATCAGGCATTGCATTATGTGGGGTGTCTTTGTTGAcgttgacggccataagcgtggacagacttctcgctctgATGTTGGGAATAAGATATAgacaaatagtaactttaaagcgcacacGTATCATAACAGCTACGTTTTGGGTTTTATGCGTCGCCGCTGGATCATTTTCCGTCTCACATACTCGAATTATCCTTTGGTGTAGTATTATAGTTATACCTTCATGCTCAGTGATCTCAATCGCGTCGTATACAAAGATATTTGGCACTCTCAGACATAATCAGGCTcaagtacaagatcatgttcaacaacagccgagccaacaAAACGCACTGAACATGGTaagatacagaaaggcagtaagcagtgcactgtgggtgcagttagcattagttgtttgttatgtaccaaGATTTACAGTAATGGCTGTGATCACCTATAGAAAAACTTATCCTTTACATGTATTCGTTATTGATGCAATAGCAattattttaacatattttaactccactttgaacccacttctttactgctggaaaatcaaagaagtaagacaagcagtaaagcagacaatgcGACAGgcactttgctttccatggacTTCTCTCGGAGTTGATCAAGCgtaa